CGTCCCCGGACTGCACCGTGTACAGCGCCCGCGCCAGGGACTTGCACTGGTTGTCCTGGAAGAACTTCTTGGCTCCGGAGTAGGCGTTGGCGGCGCAGTCGGTGGCCTTGACCGGGCCTTCGGCCAGTTTGTAGTCGAAGGCGGGCTTCGCCGTGGTCGCCGGAGATTCGGCGACCGGAGCCTCCGGCGTGCTGTCGTGCCGGATCAGGTACCAGACGAGCCCGGCCACGACGGCGATCGCCACGAGCCCGGCGCCGCGCAGCAGCAGGGCGCGGTTGCGCGACGGCCCGGGCGGCGGACCCGGGCGCGCGGGCACGGCCGCGATCGGGGCCGTGTCCGAGGGTCCGGGGGTGAAGTGCGGAGGGGACACGCGAACACCGTAGTTCACCGCCCGCACGACTTTCAGCCAGATGCCGCGCCCAGGGCGGCCAGAACGCGTTCGACGTCGTCAGGGCCGTTGTAGAGGTGGAAACCGACCCGGACCCGCCCGTTGCGGACGCTCGCGGAGATCCCGGCTTCGGCGATCCGCGCGGGATCGGCTTCCAGCGCCACGATCGCGCTGCCCTGCGGCTCCAGCCCGGCCGCGGTGCGCAGGGAATCGGCCAGTCCGACGTTGTGGTCGCGCACCGCGGCGAGGTCCAGCGCCGCGAGGTAGTCGAACGCCTCCGCCGCGCCGACGTGCGAGAACCAGACCGGCGAAAGGTCGAACCCGCGCGCGTTTCCGGCCAGGCGCAGTGGCATTCCGTATACCGAGGACCACGGATCGTCGCCGGCGTACCAGTTCGCCGCGACCGGGCGGGTCCGCTCGTGCGCCCGCGGGTGCACCGCGAGCCAGGCGCAGCCGCGCGGCGAGAACAGCCATTTGTAGCCCGCGCAGACGATCCAGTCCGCCCACGCGACGTCGAGCGGCAGCCAGCCCGCGGCTTGCGTGACGTCGATCAGGACCGGCACGTCGGCGGCTTCGGAGGCGGCCCGCAGCGCGGCGGTGTCCAGCAGCGCGCCGTCGGCGGACTGCGCGAGGCTGACCGCGACGAGGTCGTGGCCTTCGACGTGCTGCGCCAGCTTGGCGAGCGGCGCCTCGGTGACGTTCGCCCGCTGCGCGAACGGGAACGTGACGCTGGTGAATTCGCCTTCGGCGACCAGCACCCGGGCGTCCGGGGCCAGCCCGGCGGCGACGTTCGCCACCAGCTGCGACACCGACGCGCCGATCGCCACCCGCTCCGCCGGGACCCCGGCCAGCCGCGCGAATCCGCCGCGGGAACGGGACACCGCCTCGTCGAAGTCCGACGGGGCGTCCTTGCCGGTGCGCCACCGGCCGACCGCGGCGTCGACCGCTTCGGCGACCGGAGCCGGCGGGATCCCGATGCTGGGCGTGTTGAGGTATCCGGCGGGGACAGCGAAGTCGGTGCTTCCTCCGAAGATCATGGCGCTCAGATTACGGGAGCAAAGCCGTGATCTCACCGTACGAAGGCGGTTTCATCGGCAGCTCCCTCCCTTCCCTGGCGGAGTCCACTGTGGCCAGTGCGGCGGAAAGCGCTACGCGGTAAGGGGTTGAGCCGAGACTGACCCTCGCCACGCCCAAGGAAGCCAATTCCGAGAAAGTGGCTTTCCCGGGCAGGTGCAGGAGGTTCACCGGCACCTCGACCGATTCGACCAGCTCGGCGACGTCCGCTGATTCGTGCAGGCCGGGGACGAAGACGCAGTCGGCGCCGGCGTCGGCGTACGCGCGGACCCGGGTGACGGCGTCCGCGACCGGACCGGTGCCGAGCCAGTGCGTGTCGGTGCGGGCGTTGAGGAACATGCCCGGGACTCGTTCGCGCACCTTGGCCAGCAGTGCGGCCTGGACGACGATCGGGGCGAGCGTGTCGCCTCGGCTGTCTTCCAGGTTGACGCCGACGACCCCGGCGTCGGCGAGTTCCGCGACGAGGTCCGCCACCTCCGCCGGGTCGGCGCTGAAGCCGTCGGCGAGGTCGACGCTGACCAGGATGTCCAGCGGGGCCAGCGATTTCGCCAGTGCGACGGTGGCGGCCCGGGACGCCGGGGCGCCGTCGGCGAGCCCGGCGGCGGCCGAAACGCCGAGGCTGGTGGTGCCGACCGCGGGGTGGCCCGCGGCGGCGAGGGCGGCGGCGAACCCGAACTCCCAGACGTTCGGCAGCAACAGCGGACGGCCCGGGACGTGCAACGCGGCGAAGGAGGTCATGTCCGCCACGGTACGACGTCCACGCTTCGGCGGCGGCCGAACTGTCGGTCAGCCCCCTCGGCTGACCGACAGCTCAGCCTCTCAGCCTCCGGAGCCGCCGGAGAACGCCGCGATCCGTGCTGCGCGGCGGCCCGCGACAGCTTTCCGCAACGCCGGAACCGCTGGTCCGGCGAGCTTCTCCAGTTCCTGCAATCGATCGGCGTGGTGCCGCGCGTCCGACCGGGACATCCCCGCGCCGGACGCCGCCGAGAGAGCGGCCAGCGCCGCGGCGGCAGCGTCCACTTCGGACAGCGGCGCGGTCAGCGCGTGATCGAGCTGCGCGTGCGCGTCACGTACTCGCGCCGGGTCCGAAGGCACCAAAACCTTGCGGTGCCAGAAAGAACTGCTGCTCTCTTCGAGCAGCCCGGCCGCGGAGAGTTGCGTTTCCAGCGCCTGCAGCGTGTCGTTCTTGCCCCGGCGCAGCAGCGCGCGCCACGACGCCGGGCTGTGCGCGCGGAGGTCGGCGAGCAGGTCGTCGAGCAGGAGGTCGCCGGTCGGGGCGGCGCCGGTCGGTTCGGCGTGGCCGCGCTGGTCGCGGAGGTTGCCGCGCAGGACCAGGTCGGTCACCGCGGCCGCGCGGACCAGCAAGGCGGCCCGGGGACGGCGGGAGACCGGGCCGCCGTCCGGGTCGCAGGCGAGGAAATACGCTCGCGCGGACAAGGAATCGCTCATTGTTTCTTCACCTCTGGCCAGATCGTTTCCCAGGATTGCTTTCGCCCGGTGTACAGCCACATCAGTCCGGGCACCACTTCAGTCACCGAGGAGAAGTACGGGCGCAGCAACGCCGGATCGAAGCCCGCGAAAAGCACGTTCTTCGCGGTATCCGGCGGCCGGTCGAAGTACCAGTAGCCTCGGTGTCCACTGTAGGCATTGTCGATCCCGTACCGCGGGCCGTAGTACTCGACGGCCGCGGCGAACGGGTAGATTTCGCCGTATACGGCGGTTTCCCGGCGCATTTCCTCGGGCAGCGACCGATATGCCTGCCCGACGCCGTCCGCCAGCTGCTGTTGCGCGGTCTCCCCGGCCGCGAACGCGGTGCCGAGCGGAAACGGCCCGAACGACGTCTCCTTCATCGAAGCGGGCCACACCGGAAGCCCGGCAATAGTGACCGCGGCCGAAAGAGCGAACGCGATTCCGACCGGAATCTTCCACCACCGCACCAGATTCCGGCGCGAAAGCTCAGTCGCGGCAGCGGCGAACGGGAGCGAATACAGGCTCATCAAGTAATACGAGCGGCCGTGCGTCCCGACGATCACCGCCACGACCAGCAGCAACGCCACCGCGAGGTACCGGTACGGCACCAGGTCCGGCGAACGGAACAGCCGCCACATCCCGTACAGCAGCGCCAGCACGCCGATGCCCATTCCCGCGCCGAGCACACCGTCGCGCGCGAAGGCGAGGTAGCCGGGGAATTCGGCCGCGACGACCTCGCCCATCCGGGTGTAGGCCCACCCGTGCGTGGCTTGCCAGAAGACCGTCGGCAGCGTGGCCACGACGGCGATCAGCGCGCCCAGCCACAGTTTCGGCCGGGACACCAGGTCGCGCGGCCCGAGGATCAGCGCGGAGACCAGCGCCGCGCCCCACAACGCGGGAATCAGGAATTTCGTCTCCAGCGACACCGCGGTGACCACTCCGGCCAACACCAGCAGACCGTCGCGCCGGGTCCGGGTCCAGCGCACGAGGAGGAACACCACGAGCGTCCAGAAGAACGGATCCAGCGCGTACGTCGCGACCCAGTGGCTGAGGATGATCAGCCCCGAAGTCGCGTACGCCCCGGCCGCCATCGTCTGTGCTCCGCGACCGCCGCCGAGTTCGCGGGCGGTCAGCGCGGTCACGATCGCCCCGGCGCCGGCCGCGAGCGCCATCGGCAGCCGCAGCGCGGCCAGCGAGCCGGGGAACCACTGGTCGAGCGTGCCGGCCAGCAGCGGGACGAGCGGTGACTGGTCGAAATACCCCCAGCTCAGGTGATCTCGACCGGCCACGAGGAAGTACAGCTCGTCGAAGCCGTGCGCGTACCGGGTGCTCGTCGCCACCAGCAGCGCCACGGCGCCCGCCGCGACCGCCAGCACCGGCAGCCGGGCGAACCTCGGGAGTCCTTCGCTCGTCATGGCGTCGAGTCCACCGTGCCGGGCGGGTGCGGCGTAAGCGTGTTCGGTAGCGACTCGCAGCGACGAAAGTGGATCGCTTCCGCCCGGTCCGCAACTTTCGGCGGTAGCCCGCCACCCGGGCGGTGCGGATCCGGCGCGACCGGGCGGACGAACGGATACCGTGGCCGGGTGACCAGCATGCGCCACACCTGGCCGCGGTCGACCGACTGGCTCTGGCTCGGCGGCACCGCGCTGGTGTTCGCCTGCCTCGACTTCGGGCTTTTCCTCGCCGCCGGGCCCACGACGGGCTTCCTCGGCCCGCACGCGACGCTCGTGCTGGAACTGGTCTGCGACGCGTCCCTGCTCCTCCTGGCGCGCTTCCCGAACGGCGTCGCCGGACTGCTGATCGTGGCCTCGCTGGCGATGCTGGCGTCCGACCTCTTCTCCCCCGGCCTGCTCGTGCCCGTCCGCCAGCCGACGCTGATGACCGTCCCGACGATCACGCCGATCGTGCTGGCGCAGCTCGTTCGGCAACTGGACCGGCGACGGCTGCTGTGGATCGCCGGATTCCTCGCGCTGCTGGCGACGCGGCCGTGGAATCCGGCCTGGAACACGACGCCGTTCGGGCTGTTGAGCACCGCGCTTCCGGTCGCGATCGCGCTGTATTTCGAGGCGCGGCGGCAGTTGCTGAGTTCGTTGCGCGACCGGGCCGAGCGCGCGGAGCGCGAGCAGCATCTGCTCGCCGAACAGGCGCTGGCGGCCGAGCGCCGACGGCTCGCGAGCGAGATGCACGACGTCGTCACGCACCGGTTGAGCCTGATGGTGCTGCACGCGGGCGCGCTCGGTGTGACCTCGCCGGATCCGTCGGTGAAGTCCGCCGCCGAGGACATCCGGCGCGAGGGCGCGCACGCGCTGGACGAACTGCGCGACCTGGTCGGCGTGCTGCGCAACGGAACCGGAATCGAACCGCCAGTTCCGAATCCAACACTGCCGAATCCAACGCCGCCGAACCCGCCGCTGCCCGGCGAGGTGGCGGACCTGGTCGCCGAATCGGCGGCGGTCGGGATCGCGACCGAGCTTTCCGTGACCGGGGACCGGGCGTCGGTGTCGCCGACCGTCGCGCGCACCGCGTACCGCGTGGTCCAGGAGGCGCTGACCAACGTCCGCAAGCACGCGCCGGGCTGCTCGGCGACGGTTTCGCTGCGCTATCACCCGGGCGGACTGGACGTCGCGGTCGCCAACACCAGCGCGACCCGGCCGCCGGACGCGGCGCTCGCGGGCACCGGCTCCGGCACCGGGCTGAGCGGGCTGCGCCAGCGGGTCGAACTCGTCGGCGGGACCTTCGAGGCGGGCCCGCTGCCCGGCGG
The nucleotide sequence above comes from Amycolatopsis sp. AA4. Encoded proteins:
- a CDS encoding aminotransferase class V-fold PLP-dependent enzyme; the protein is MIFGGSTDFAVPAGYLNTPSIGIPPAPVAEAVDAAVGRWRTGKDAPSDFDEAVSRSRGGFARLAGVPAERVAIGASVSQLVANVAAGLAPDARVLVAEGEFTSVTFPFAQRANVTEAPLAKLAQHVEGHDLVAVSLAQSADGALLDTAALRAASEAADVPVLIDVTQAAGWLPLDVAWADWIVCAGYKWLFSPRGCAWLAVHPRAHERTRPVAANWYAGDDPWSSVYGMPLRLAGNARGFDLSPVWFSHVGAAEAFDYLAALDLAAVRDHNVGLADSLRTAAGLEPQGSAIVALEADPARIAEAGISASVRNGRVRVGFHLYNGPDDVERVLAALGAASG
- a CDS encoding glycosyltransferase family 39 protein, translating into MTSEGLPRFARLPVLAVAAGAVALLVATSTRYAHGFDELYFLVAGRDHLSWGYFDQSPLVPLLAGTLDQWFPGSLAALRLPMALAAGAGAIVTALTARELGGGRGAQTMAAGAYATSGLIILSHWVATYALDPFFWTLVVFLLVRWTRTRRDGLLVLAGVVTAVSLETKFLIPALWGAALVSALILGPRDLVSRPKLWLGALIAVVATLPTVFWQATHGWAYTRMGEVVAAEFPGYLAFARDGVLGAGMGIGVLALLYGMWRLFRSPDLVPYRYLAVALLLVVAVIVGTHGRSYYLMSLYSLPFAAAATELSRRNLVRWWKIPVGIAFALSAAVTIAGLPVWPASMKETSFGPFPLGTAFAAGETAQQQLADGVGQAYRSLPEEMRRETAVYGEIYPFAAAVEYYGPRYGIDNAYSGHRGYWYFDRPPDTAKNVLFAGFDPALLRPYFSSVTEVVPGLMWLYTGRKQSWETIWPEVKKQ
- a CDS encoding GPP34 family phosphoprotein; translated protein: MSDSLSARAYFLACDPDGGPVSRRPRAALLVRAAAVTDLVLRGNLRDQRGHAEPTGAAPTGDLLLDDLLADLRAHSPASWRALLRRGKNDTLQALETQLSAAGLLEESSSSFWHRKVLVPSDPARVRDAHAQLDHALTAPLSEVDAAAAALAALSAASGAGMSRSDARHHADRLQELEKLAGPAVPALRKAVAGRRAARIAAFSGGSGG
- a CDS encoding isocitrate lyase/phosphoenolpyruvate mutase family protein, which codes for MTSFAALHVPGRPLLLPNVWEFGFAAALAAAGHPAVGTTSLGVSAAAGLADGAPASRAATVALAKSLAPLDILVSVDLADGFSADPAEVADLVAELADAGVVGVNLEDSRGDTLAPIVVQAALLAKVRERVPGMFLNARTDTHWLGTGPVADAVTRVRAYADAGADCVFVPGLHESADVAELVESVEVPVNLLHLPGKATFSELASLGVARVSLGSTPYRVALSAALATVDSAREGRELPMKPPSYGEITALLP
- a CDS encoding sensor histidine kinase; the protein is MRHTWPRSTDWLWLGGTALVFACLDFGLFLAAGPTTGFLGPHATLVLELVCDASLLLLARFPNGVAGLLIVASLAMLASDLFSPGLLVPVRQPTLMTVPTITPIVLAQLVRQLDRRRLLWIAGFLALLATRPWNPAWNTTPFGLLSTALPVAIALYFEARRQLLSSLRDRAERAEREQHLLAEQALAAERRRLASEMHDVVTHRLSLMVLHAGALGVTSPDPSVKSAAEDIRREGAHALDELRDLVGVLRNGTGIEPPVPNPTLPNPTPPNPPLPGEVADLVAESAAVGIATELSVTGDRASVSPTVARTAYRVVQEALTNVRKHAPGCSATVSLRYHPGGLDVAVANTSATRPPDAALAGTGSGTGLSGLRQRVELVGGTFEAGPLPGGGFKIGAILPAYVPTTEGAAR